TGTTTGAGATCTGGAATGTCCAGGTCGTCCGTCAAAGTAGCCATATCTTTCTTCCCTGCTGTTTCAAACGTATTTGCACCAGGTGGGGAaggaggtggagatggaggtggaggtggaggtggaggcaaAGGTAGTGACATGTCATCTGTTTGCACTTGGGCATCCTCTGCGGTTGGGTGTGGTGTACTGGTGGTAACTGTGCTCACCAACCCACTGGTGTGCTCACAGATGGTTTCAGTGTTTGTCTCAACAGAGGCCTTTACTTCGTTACTCTGCATCTCAGTTGGAGGGGGGCTGCTGGGTACTGTGCCACCATCCTCTTTGATGCTTTCAGGTGTCAATCCTTTTTCAAGTTCAGACGGCCTaacatctggaaagaaagaacACGTCAAGTGAAACTTTATCTGGCACAGATCTGAACAATACCACTAAAGTCAAAGAGCATACTCACCAGTAATGCCCCCTTCAGAAGAGACTGTGACATCAGTCGCGCTTACATCACTCCGGGTGGCAGGAGCTTTCAATGCACTCGACAGTTGCCTGTAAAAATCAAGCATCAAGAGGGAAGTACAAGTGTTGCTAATACTAATGGGAAAAAATATGGCTTAGGATCAATAATTCGTAATAGAGTTCGTACTTGCCATCTGAGGACAGATCACAGGAATGATCTTCCCCATTGCCTTCAACAGTGTTCACTTTGTCAGTATGTGGTGACGGGGAATGCAGTGAAACATCAGCAGACAGGCCGAGGCTACTGTCCTCTCCCTGGGTGTCACTAGCAGTTGCAGACATTACAGAGACAGTTGACTCCTCTTGCTCCATAATCTCCTCCAGTGTGTTAGCAGTTGCACCCGCTATTAAACAGCATCAAAACAGGTGGAATGTTACTGGGTGGTCAGTAGAgtaacaaaaaagacaaaaaaaattctaaatataGCTGAATGCTAAATATTTTACATGCCTGCATCTGCTTTTATACATATATTCCACACTTTATCTTTGTAGAGATAAAGTGTGGAATATATGCAATAACTGACAAGTTTGCAATTTTTAAAGATGCAACAACAGAGATCgctaaatacattttttttgttttaaaatctgaaacacATGATGCGATAaagttaatttttctttattgtgctCAAACTTGTGAAAAACTCTAAACTTTAGACCTCCTAGAGTCTAAAGGACCCTTTGaataaaaaagcataatttAATCTCATTCTTATATCTTTATTTAAGGAagtcaaaatatatatttttcagtcTTGTTTATCAGACTCATTGTTTTTTAACTGTCTTGTTTTTTGCGTTAAATTGTTTTCTATGCACAATACTAAGAGTGTCTACGCAATCACAGGAAACCAGTTATAAACACTTTGCGatagaaaaacagcagaaattTCCAAAACCATCATCATTTAGAAACCAACAGGTTTGTTTCACAAAAACCATATGTTTAGTCTTTAATATCCTGAGTTAATTTGTAAGAGGAGTCACAGTTTGATCgtgaccactaggtggcagagcaaccaaataaaatagaaaatcttGTTTTCTGCAGCCAAGTTTGAAAAGGCCTTTCTTTCTTCAACACCGTATGACAAACAATAGAAGACAATAGGAAtggaataaaacaaagacaaacctTGCAAATTTTCGTCTGCAGGAACTGTTTCTTGGAAAACGGGAATGGGGAATTTGGGGGGTGGAGGAGCTTTGCGTTTAACTCTTTTCAGTGAAGACTCTGCTGAGGACCCACGACTTAATCCAGCTATCTGTGGGATACAACAGGGTATCATTAAGTTAAAGAATCCATGTATCATCACCAACACCCCTTGGTTATCTTCCTACCGATATTGTCAAATTATCAGAACCATGCTAATGTTAGAGTTTAAAATCAATCGGCTTACCTGGTCCTTGTCCAGTTGGGTGATCGGTTCAGACAGAAGTCTCCGGCGAGTGCCAACATCCAAGGGACACTTCTGAGACACAAGGACTGGGGGCAGAGGTGCACGTCTTTTCTTTGGCACATCTGTGGATATCGAAGGGGAGCCGAACAGAGACGAGTCTGAACTAGGTAAGGCCATGCTGAGCGGTCGAGGCTTGCTCACAAGCACAGGAGAAGCTGGTGCACTGGATGTCACTGCCTTTAAAGAACAAATATCCAATGAGAACATGATAAGAAGCCAGTTCTCAAACAGTCACGCCAACCAATAGCAAGCTAGTGTAAACAAACCTCCCTCTGAGGATTATAAGGTACTTAATACTGCATTACCTGGTCTGATTTCTTCCTACTTCTCCTAAACTTGCTGAAGAGGcctttattttcttcctctttctgatttttatttttccctggAAAAATTGccactgaaaaaacaaaacaaaagaaataaaccaTCTCAAAATGACAGCAGTCCAACACTTGACGGCTGTgtttaaaaaactgaaatacCTGCATAAGTTGGTGAGACTGGAGACGCAGGAGAAGCAGGTCGTCCTGCAGAGCCAATAAACATTAATGCAGCAAAATACTGAATATCTAATAAAATTTGCATAATCTCATGTATTACGTAACACAGGTTGACttctttaattaatttctaCTTACTTTTAGAGTCTCTTGCATAAACCTCCCTTATTGCATAATCATTCAAAGAGCAGGACAAGTCCAAAGGGGCCAGTGACTGGATATCTCTCAACAGAACCGTAGACTCAACgtcaaattcacatttttcacaGACGGCTGGTAAGAGTTCAGCCAGGGGAACACGAGGATTGACTCGTAATATTGTTTTCTGGGTCCTATTGTAGTTTATCACCATTCGAACGGTTGCCTGGGAAATAGAAACGTGGAAACAAAACTGTTTACTCAAAATGAACAGCAAATAGTGGTGTTAACTGTCATCACACTGTAGTTTAATTAATGTACCTCAGGCATCTGTGGACCGGTCTTCTTATTTTTATCCTCCCCTTTTGGTTTCAGTATGATCCTCTCTGGATCCACACTTCCAATGAGAGCATTGGGCTTCAGCTTGGTGTTCTTGCTGTTTGCAGTGACCAGTTCTAACGTGTGGCTCGATGGGTTCAGGTGATACTTTGCACAAAGCGCCACTAATAGATCCATCAAAGGTTTGCTAAAAGACACAGTAGACACAATTAAACAAGGACATAAAATCATGTGCTGTGCAAAAGTTATTGCTGATCAAATTTTCATACCTACATTGCAGTTTACAGTTTAGAACTAATGGAGAGCAATGACAGTCACCTGGACTCAACATCACTAAAACCACTGAGCCTGTAAAGGACTACTTCTCTTTATCTGATATAGACTATATGTCTAATAGTGAGCAGGTTTTATTTGTGGAACATAGAGAAACAAAAATTCCCTGGATGCATTCACAAGCTTGGCCCGCAACGCTGATTTTGACAAAAGTCAAGATACTATAAATTGTAAATGTCAACCATTCACATGCATCTTTAATCTGTCAGCAAATAATAGTTATAGCATTTCTCCTGAATTACAACACTGATTAATGTAATGGCCACAACTGTATTTATTATGGTGTCATAGTGAAGTTGACCTTGACTGTTAATTTTTcctgtaaaacatttttgtgaaatttcATCATCATTAACGGTTGAATTCCTGGCTTGTGGACAAAATGGTAATTTGTGAGGTCACAATAACCTTTGACCACTAAATTCTAATCAGTTCACTCCTGAGTCCAAGTGAACAACTGTGCCAGATGTTATGAAAGTCCCTCCTGGCTTTCCTGACATATCGTATTTACAAGGATGGGATGAAGGAAAAGACAGACAACCTAAAAATTCCTTTGGCACTGACTCTCGGCAAATGTGGAGACGACAGCTGAGCTGTAGCTGGACGCATTAACTGATTTAAAATACAGAGGCTATTTAAGGAAACTGCAGAATTTGACAAAACAACAGCAAGCATATTTACAGTAGTttacagcagctgcagcagcaagcTTTCCAAATACTGGTGATACAATTTACACACATTAGCATTGGATCAGCTGTTTGACCATTTGGACCAGGTTCAGAGGGCAAAAAGTGGGCAAAAAATTTAGTTCTTAATCTTTGCATATTAGATTACACTCCACTTTCCCAAGAGGCCAAGGTGCACCTGGGAATAATGTTTGTAAAATTGCGTGCATTGTGAGATAATGATATCTTGAGTAAACTCTGCTGATGAAAAGCCTGAGGCATGTGACTGAGTAGACTCAAAGAAACACCCTCAGACCTTGTTCTAACAAACTGTGACAAAGAAATGTTGGCCAATGTTAATCTGATTAGGAGTTGAAATTGATGAAGATTTTGTATGTGTCCTCGTTGCACTGAGGCCCTCCATCAacaatgagaaaatgtttggAAATCAAGACAGTCTTGGAGCAAAAATATTAAGAATAgaatccatttttatttgttgcacAAAGATGAACTCATAGCCCGCATTCAGCTACTCCAcctacatgtgtgtatgtgatgaCCTAATATGACATCACCAGGATCATCACGTATTGCTTCAATTTGAACAACTGCACAATTTGAACAAAGCTCAAATGATAAATGAGATGCAGTGATCTAAACCGTACCTTCCATGGACGGTAGTTATCTTCTCCTCTCCCCCAGGCAGAACCACAACCAGAGAGAGGTCTTTGTCAGTGAGGTTCTCCTTTTGGTCCATGGTTAAATGAGGATTTCCTGGGTACCACTGGGAGAAACCTGGTGAATCCAGCTGCTTCAGTCCTGgcggggatggtgccttgctttTGGTCGACTCCCTGTAGTTGGACAACAAAGTGCACATTATAGAC
This window of the Antennarius striatus isolate MH-2024 chromosome 12, ASM4005453v1, whole genome shotgun sequence genome carries:
- the cobll1b gene encoding cordon-bleu protein-like 1b isoform X2, producing the protein METDNSVENQLHLCPGDFVKPMSLVTDDRGFLPHPCSSGLRSFATEASTSCSCALASLAPPTGSCLHRESKLLTSRSYPQGTLHSPGCPAIQQLPTYHSRESTKSKAPSPPGLKQLDSPGFSQWYPGNPHLTMDQKENLTDKDLSLVVVLPGGEEKITTVHGSKPLMDLLVALCAKYHLNPSSHTLELVTANSKNTKLKPNALIGSVDPERIILKPKGEDKNKKTGPQMPEATVRMVINYNRTQKTILRVNPRVPLAELLPAVCEKCEFDVESTVLLRDIQSLAPLDLSCSLNDYAIREVYARDSKRRPASPASPVSPTYAVAIFPGKNKNQKEEENKGLFSKFRRSRKKSDQAVTSSAPASPVLVSKPRPLSMALPSSDSSLFGSPSISTDVPKKRRAPLPPVLVSQKCPLDVGTRRRLLSEPITQLDKDQIAGLSRGSSAESSLKRVKRKAPPPPKFPIPVFQETVPADENLQAGATANTLEEIMEQEESTVSVMSATASDTQGEDSSLGLSADVSLHSPSPHTDKVNTVEGNGEDHSCDLSSDGKQLSSALKAPATRSDVSATDVTVSSEGGITDVRPSELEKGLTPESIKEDGGTVPSSPPPTEMQSNEVKASVETNTETICEHTSGLVSTVTTSTPHPTAEDAQVQTDDMSLPLPPPPPPPPSPPPSPPGANTFETAGKKDMATLTDDLDIPDLKHAFSHNSETSCPDSTPTAPATAKEPCIYSTNSEPKPKPSNELTRDYIPKVGMTTYTIVPQKSLEKLRYFEVALTLESPHAVKETGLDIGSLGLEESAAQRQQTEASKERSQLHSFVPRKDLLTRAITTTHTVNGSAPQSLHSSSPMSPKVDVKNSSSVVGTSQARSATEVKEVKIPPATKPKPGSFRLTQHKKTPGYYVTSAAEKSLSVSPTSGQRETQENTRKNQLPSFPFPPPVQDDSEAVHAELRPKGGDKNVGSMRITRQSSLPAKEPTLGLSLEKLRSFAAPRPFVPVTPSRFAQAVSSAVKRSQSLSHRPKSPHSPSSQPLSPITAEESKELSRLKDSENRAVDGGSSLQTVEGEAPSFSGVLIKGESTP
- the cobll1b gene encoding cordon-bleu protein-like 1b isoform X4 translates to METDNSVENQLHLCPGDFVKPMSLVTDDRGFLPHPCSSGLRESTKSKAPSPPGLKQLDSPGFSQWYPGNPHLTMDQKENLTDKDLSLVVVLPGGEEKITTVHGSKPLMDLLVALCAKYHLNPSSHTLELVTANSKNTKLKPNALIGSVDPERIILKPKGEDKNKKTGPQMPEATVRMVINYNRTQKTILRVNPRVPLAELLPAVCEKCEFDVESTVLLRDIQSLAPLDLSCSLNDYAIREVYARDSKRRPASPASPVSPTYAVAIFPGKNKNQKEEENKGLFSKFRRSRKKSDQAVTSSAPASPVLVSKPRPLSMALPSSDSSLFGSPSISTDVPKKRRAPLPPVLVSQKCPLDVGTRRRLLSEPITQLDKDQIAGLSRGSSAESSLKRVKRKAPPPPKFPIPVFQETVPADENLQAGATANTLEEIMEQEESTVSVMSATASDTQGEDSSLGLSADVSLHSPSPHTDKVNTVEGNGEDHSCDLSSDGKQLSSALKAPATRSDVSATDVTVSSEGGITDVRPSELEKGLTPESIKEDGGTVPSSPPPTEMQSNEVKASVETNTETICEHTSGLVSTVTTSTPHPTAEDAQVQTDDMSLPLPPPPPPPPSPPPSPPGANTFETAGKKDMATLTDDLDIPDLKHAFSHNSETSCPDSTPTAPATAKEPCIYSTNSEPKPKPSNELTRDYIPKVGMTTYTIVPQKSLEKLRYFEVALTLESPHAVKETGLDIGSLGLEESAAQRQQTEASKERSQLHSFVPRKDLLTRAITTTHTVNGSAPQSLHSSSPMSPKVDVKNSSSVVGTSQARSATEVKEVKIPPATKPKPGSFRLTQHKKTPGYYVTSAAEKSLSVSPTSGQRETQENTRKNQLPSFPFPPPVQDDSEAVHAELRPKGGDKNVGSMRITRQSSLPAKEPTLGLSLEKLRSFAAPRPFVPVTPSRFAQAVSSAVKRSQSLSHRPKSPHSPSSQPLSPITAEESKELSRLKDSENRAVDGGSSLQTVEGEAPSFSGVLIKGESTP
- the cobll1b gene encoding cordon-bleu protein-like 1b isoform X8 is translated as METDNSVENQLHLWESTKSKAPSPPGLKQLDSPGFSQWYPGNPHLTMDQKENLTDKDLSLVVVLPGGEEKITTVHGSKPLMDLLVALCAKYHLNPSSHTLELVTANSKNTKLKPNALIGSVDPERIILKPKGEDKNKKTGPQMPEATVRMVINYNRTQKTILRVNPRVPLAELLPAVCEKCEFDVESTVLLRDIQSLAPLDLSCSLNDYAIREVYARDSKRRPASPASPVSPTYAVAIFPGKNKNQKEEENKGLFSKFRRSRKKSDQAVTSSAPASPVLVSKPRPLSMALPSSDSSLFGSPSISTDVPKKRRAPLPPVLVSQKCPLDVGTRRRLLSEPITQLDKDQIAGLSRGSSAESSLKRVKRKAPPPPKFPIPVFQETVPADENLQAGATANTLEEIMEQEESTVSVMSATASDTQGEDSSLGLSADVSLHSPSPHTDKVNTVEGNGEDHSCDLSSDGKQLSSALKAPATRSDVSATDVTVSSEGGITDVRPSELEKGLTPESIKEDGGTVPSSPPPTEMQSNEVKASVETNTETICEHTSGLVSTVTTSTPHPTAEDAQVQTDDMSLPLPPPPPPPPSPPPSPPGANTFETAGKKDMATLTDDLDIPDLKHAFSHNSETSCPDSTPTAPATAKEPCIYSTNSEPKPKPSNELTRDYIPKVGMTTYTIVPQKSLEKLRYFEVALTLESPHAVKETGLDIGSLGLEESAAQRQQTEASKERSQLHSFVPRKDLLTRAITTTHTVNGSAPQSLHSSSPMSPKVDVKNSSSVVGTSQARSATEVKEVKIPPATKPKPGSFRLTQHKKTPGYYVTSAAEKSLSVSPTSGQRETQENTRKNQLPSFPFPPPVQDDSEAVHAELRPKGGDKNVGSMRITRQSSLPAKEPTLGLSLEKLRSFAAPRPFVPVTPSRFAQAVSSAVKRSQSLSHRPKSPHSPSSQPLSPITAEESKELSRLKDSENRAVDGGSSLQTVEGEAPSFSGVLIKGESTP
- the cobll1b gene encoding cordon-bleu protein-like 1b isoform X6 is translated as MTVRLMTSCGIRPYFCVCQFASLANRESTKSKAPSPPGLKQLDSPGFSQWYPGNPHLTMDQKENLTDKDLSLVVVLPGGEEKITTVHGSKPLMDLLVALCAKYHLNPSSHTLELVTANSKNTKLKPNALIGSVDPERIILKPKGEDKNKKTGPQMPEATVRMVINYNRTQKTILRVNPRVPLAELLPAVCEKCEFDVESTVLLRDIQSLAPLDLSCSLNDYAIREVYARDSKRRPASPASPVSPTYAVAIFPGKNKNQKEEENKGLFSKFRRSRKKSDQAVTSSAPASPVLVSKPRPLSMALPSSDSSLFGSPSISTDVPKKRRAPLPPVLVSQKCPLDVGTRRRLLSEPITQLDKDQIAGLSRGSSAESSLKRVKRKAPPPPKFPIPVFQETVPADENLQAGATANTLEEIMEQEESTVSVMSATASDTQGEDSSLGLSADVSLHSPSPHTDKVNTVEGNGEDHSCDLSSDGKQLSSALKAPATRSDVSATDVTVSSEGGITDVRPSELEKGLTPESIKEDGGTVPSSPPPTEMQSNEVKASVETNTETICEHTSGLVSTVTTSTPHPTAEDAQVQTDDMSLPLPPPPPPPPSPPPSPPGANTFETAGKKDMATLTDDLDIPDLKHAFSHNSETSCPDSTPTAPATAKEPCIYSTNSEPKPKPSNELTRDYIPKVGMTTYTIVPQKSLEKLRYFEVALTLESPHAVKETGLDIGSLGLEESAAQRQQTEASKERSQLHSFVPRKDLLTRAITTTHTVNGSAPQSLHSSSPMSPKVDVKNSSSVVGTSQARSATEVKEVKIPPATKPKPGSFRLTQHKKTPGYYVTSAAEKSLSVSPTSGQRETQENTRKNQLPSFPFPPPVQDDSEAVHAELRPKGGDKNVGSMRITRQSSLPAKEPTLGLSLEKLRSFAAPRPFVPVTPSRFAQAVSSAVKRSQSLSHRPKSPHSPSSQPLSPITAEESKELSRLKDSENRAVDGGSSLQTVEGEAPSFSGVLIKGESTP
- the cobll1b gene encoding cordon-bleu protein-like 1b isoform X1 gives rise to the protein MTVRLMTSCGIRPYFCVCQFASLANSPGDFVKPMSLVTDDRGFLPHPCSSGLRSFATEASTSCSCALASLAPPTGSCLHRESKLLTSRSYPQGTLHSPGCPAIQQLPTYHSRESTKSKAPSPPGLKQLDSPGFSQWYPGNPHLTMDQKENLTDKDLSLVVVLPGGEEKITTVHGSKPLMDLLVALCAKYHLNPSSHTLELVTANSKNTKLKPNALIGSVDPERIILKPKGEDKNKKTGPQMPEATVRMVINYNRTQKTILRVNPRVPLAELLPAVCEKCEFDVESTVLLRDIQSLAPLDLSCSLNDYAIREVYARDSKRRPASPASPVSPTYAVAIFPGKNKNQKEEENKGLFSKFRRSRKKSDQAVTSSAPASPVLVSKPRPLSMALPSSDSSLFGSPSISTDVPKKRRAPLPPVLVSQKCPLDVGTRRRLLSEPITQLDKDQIAGLSRGSSAESSLKRVKRKAPPPPKFPIPVFQETVPADENLQAGATANTLEEIMEQEESTVSVMSATASDTQGEDSSLGLSADVSLHSPSPHTDKVNTVEGNGEDHSCDLSSDGKQLSSALKAPATRSDVSATDVTVSSEGGITDVRPSELEKGLTPESIKEDGGTVPSSPPPTEMQSNEVKASVETNTETICEHTSGLVSTVTTSTPHPTAEDAQVQTDDMSLPLPPPPPPPPSPPPSPPGANTFETAGKKDMATLTDDLDIPDLKHAFSHNSETSCPDSTPTAPATAKEPCIYSTNSEPKPKPSNELTRDYIPKVGMTTYTIVPQKSLEKLRYFEVALTLESPHAVKETGLDIGSLGLEESAAQRQQTEASKERSQLHSFVPRKDLLTRAITTTHTVNGSAPQSLHSSSPMSPKVDVKNSSSVVGTSQARSATEVKEVKIPPATKPKPGSFRLTQHKKTPGYYVTSAAEKSLSVSPTSGQRETQENTRKNQLPSFPFPPPVQDDSEAVHAELRPKGGDKNVGSMRITRQSSLPAKEPTLGLSLEKLRSFAAPRPFVPVTPSRFAQAVSSAVKRSQSLSHRPKSPHSPSSQPLSPITAEESKELSRLKDSENRAVDGGSSLQTVEGEAPSFSGVLIKGESTP
- the cobll1b gene encoding cordon-bleu protein-like 1b isoform X5, which codes for MSAQGVKAAYLPLISAGNPPFPRLSCYPAAANIPQESTKSKAPSPPGLKQLDSPGFSQWYPGNPHLTMDQKENLTDKDLSLVVVLPGGEEKITTVHGSKPLMDLLVALCAKYHLNPSSHTLELVTANSKNTKLKPNALIGSVDPERIILKPKGEDKNKKTGPQMPEATVRMVINYNRTQKTILRVNPRVPLAELLPAVCEKCEFDVESTVLLRDIQSLAPLDLSCSLNDYAIREVYARDSKRRPASPASPVSPTYAVAIFPGKNKNQKEEENKGLFSKFRRSRKKSDQAVTSSAPASPVLVSKPRPLSMALPSSDSSLFGSPSISTDVPKKRRAPLPPVLVSQKCPLDVGTRRRLLSEPITQLDKDQIAGLSRGSSAESSLKRVKRKAPPPPKFPIPVFQETVPADENLQAGATANTLEEIMEQEESTVSVMSATASDTQGEDSSLGLSADVSLHSPSPHTDKVNTVEGNGEDHSCDLSSDGKQLSSALKAPATRSDVSATDVTVSSEGGITDVRPSELEKGLTPESIKEDGGTVPSSPPPTEMQSNEVKASVETNTETICEHTSGLVSTVTTSTPHPTAEDAQVQTDDMSLPLPPPPPPPPSPPPSPPGANTFETAGKKDMATLTDDLDIPDLKHAFSHNSETSCPDSTPTAPATAKEPCIYSTNSEPKPKPSNELTRDYIPKVGMTTYTIVPQKSLEKLRYFEVALTLESPHAVKETGLDIGSLGLEESAAQRQQTEASKERSQLHSFVPRKDLLTRAITTTHTVNGSAPQSLHSSSPMSPKVDVKNSSSVVGTSQARSATEVKEVKIPPATKPKPGSFRLTQHKKTPGYYVTSAAEKSLSVSPTSGQRETQENTRKNQLPSFPFPPPVQDDSEAVHAELRPKGGDKNVGSMRITRQSSLPAKEPTLGLSLEKLRSFAAPRPFVPVTPSRFAQAVSSAVKRSQSLSHRPKSPHSPSSQPLSPITAEESKELSRLKDSENRAVDGGSSLQTVEGEAPSFSGVLIKGESTP
- the cobll1b gene encoding cordon-bleu protein-like 1b isoform X3, coding for MTVRLMTSCGIRPYFCVCQFASLANSPGDFVKPMSLVTDDRGFLPHPCSSGLRESTKSKAPSPPGLKQLDSPGFSQWYPGNPHLTMDQKENLTDKDLSLVVVLPGGEEKITTVHGSKPLMDLLVALCAKYHLNPSSHTLELVTANSKNTKLKPNALIGSVDPERIILKPKGEDKNKKTGPQMPEATVRMVINYNRTQKTILRVNPRVPLAELLPAVCEKCEFDVESTVLLRDIQSLAPLDLSCSLNDYAIREVYARDSKRRPASPASPVSPTYAVAIFPGKNKNQKEEENKGLFSKFRRSRKKSDQAVTSSAPASPVLVSKPRPLSMALPSSDSSLFGSPSISTDVPKKRRAPLPPVLVSQKCPLDVGTRRRLLSEPITQLDKDQIAGLSRGSSAESSLKRVKRKAPPPPKFPIPVFQETVPADENLQAGATANTLEEIMEQEESTVSVMSATASDTQGEDSSLGLSADVSLHSPSPHTDKVNTVEGNGEDHSCDLSSDGKQLSSALKAPATRSDVSATDVTVSSEGGITDVRPSELEKGLTPESIKEDGGTVPSSPPPTEMQSNEVKASVETNTETICEHTSGLVSTVTTSTPHPTAEDAQVQTDDMSLPLPPPPPPPPSPPPSPPGANTFETAGKKDMATLTDDLDIPDLKHAFSHNSETSCPDSTPTAPATAKEPCIYSTNSEPKPKPSNELTRDYIPKVGMTTYTIVPQKSLEKLRYFEVALTLESPHAVKETGLDIGSLGLEESAAQRQQTEASKERSQLHSFVPRKDLLTRAITTTHTVNGSAPQSLHSSSPMSPKVDVKNSSSVVGTSQARSATEVKEVKIPPATKPKPGSFRLTQHKKTPGYYVTSAAEKSLSVSPTSGQRETQENTRKNQLPSFPFPPPVQDDSEAVHAELRPKGGDKNVGSMRITRQSSLPAKEPTLGLSLEKLRSFAAPRPFVPVTPSRFAQAVSSAVKRSQSLSHRPKSPHSPSSQPLSPITAEESKELSRLKDSENRAVDGGSSLQTVEGEAPSFSGVLIKGESTP
- the cobll1b gene encoding cordon-bleu protein-like 1b isoform X9, which gives rise to MDQKENLTDKDLSLVVVLPGGEEKITTVHGSKPLMDLLVALCAKYHLNPSSHTLELVTANSKNTKLKPNALIGSVDPERIILKPKGEDKNKKTGPQMPEATVRMVINYNRTQKTILRVNPRVPLAELLPAVCEKCEFDVESTVLLRDIQSLAPLDLSCSLNDYAIREVYARDSKRRPASPASPVSPTYAVAIFPGKNKNQKEEENKGLFSKFRRSRKKSDQAVTSSAPASPVLVSKPRPLSMALPSSDSSLFGSPSISTDVPKKRRAPLPPVLVSQKCPLDVGTRRRLLSEPITQLDKDQIAGLSRGSSAESSLKRVKRKAPPPPKFPIPVFQETVPADENLQAGATANTLEEIMEQEESTVSVMSATASDTQGEDSSLGLSADVSLHSPSPHTDKVNTVEGNGEDHSCDLSSDGKQLSSALKAPATRSDVSATDVTVSSEGGITDVRPSELEKGLTPESIKEDGGTVPSSPPPTEMQSNEVKASVETNTETICEHTSGLVSTVTTSTPHPTAEDAQVQTDDMSLPLPPPPPPPPSPPPSPPGANTFETAGKKDMATLTDDLDIPDLKHAFSHNSETSCPDSTPTAPATAKEPCIYSTNSEPKPKPSNELTRDYIPKVGMTTYTIVPQKSLEKLRYFEVALTLESPHAVKETGLDIGSLGLEESAAQRQQTEASKERSQLHSFVPRKDLLTRAITTTHTVNGSAPQSLHSSSPMSPKVDVKNSSSVVGTSQARSATEVKEVKIPPATKPKPGSFRLTQHKKTPGYYVTSAAEKSLSVSPTSGQRETQENTRKNQLPSFPFPPPVQDDSEAVHAELRPKGGDKNVGSMRITRQSSLPAKEPTLGLSLEKLRSFAAPRPFVPVTPSRFAQAVSSAVKRSQSLSHRPKSPHSPSSQPLSPITAEESKELSRLKDSENRAVDGGSSLQTVEGEAPSFSGVLIKGESTP
- the cobll1b gene encoding cordon-bleu protein-like 1b isoform X7; translation: MSAQGVKAAYLPLISAGESTKSKAPSPPGLKQLDSPGFSQWYPGNPHLTMDQKENLTDKDLSLVVVLPGGEEKITTVHGSKPLMDLLVALCAKYHLNPSSHTLELVTANSKNTKLKPNALIGSVDPERIILKPKGEDKNKKTGPQMPEATVRMVINYNRTQKTILRVNPRVPLAELLPAVCEKCEFDVESTVLLRDIQSLAPLDLSCSLNDYAIREVYARDSKRRPASPASPVSPTYAVAIFPGKNKNQKEEENKGLFSKFRRSRKKSDQAVTSSAPASPVLVSKPRPLSMALPSSDSSLFGSPSISTDVPKKRRAPLPPVLVSQKCPLDVGTRRRLLSEPITQLDKDQIAGLSRGSSAESSLKRVKRKAPPPPKFPIPVFQETVPADENLQAGATANTLEEIMEQEESTVSVMSATASDTQGEDSSLGLSADVSLHSPSPHTDKVNTVEGNGEDHSCDLSSDGKQLSSALKAPATRSDVSATDVTVSSEGGITDVRPSELEKGLTPESIKEDGGTVPSSPPPTEMQSNEVKASVETNTETICEHTSGLVSTVTTSTPHPTAEDAQVQTDDMSLPLPPPPPPPPSPPPSPPGANTFETAGKKDMATLTDDLDIPDLKHAFSHNSETSCPDSTPTAPATAKEPCIYSTNSEPKPKPSNELTRDYIPKVGMTTYTIVPQKSLEKLRYFEVALTLESPHAVKETGLDIGSLGLEESAAQRQQTEASKERSQLHSFVPRKDLLTRAITTTHTVNGSAPQSLHSSSPMSPKVDVKNSSSVVGTSQARSATEVKEVKIPPATKPKPGSFRLTQHKKTPGYYVTSAAEKSLSVSPTSGQRETQENTRKNQLPSFPFPPPVQDDSEAVHAELRPKGGDKNVGSMRITRQSSLPAKEPTLGLSLEKLRSFAAPRPFVPVTPSRFAQAVSSAVKRSQSLSHRPKSPHSPSSQPLSPITAEESKELSRLKDSENRAVDGGSSLQTVEGEAPSFSGVLIKGESTP